The following proteins are co-located in the Longimicrobiaceae bacterium genome:
- a CDS encoding LytTR family DNA-binding domain-containing protein: MSSLRCIIADDEPLARELTASMLRENTDVEIVGDYGSGRSTLDAIHALRPDLVLLDIQMPDLTGLEVAAALPREDPPAIVFVTAYDEFALRAFDLHAVDYLLKPFPPDRLVTAVERARERRGRADRRPEAQNLFALLDEFRVRGQRKRRLAIRVGERTYIQPVDEIEWIEADGKFVRVHAGKKVLTAREAMHTLHAELDPALFLRVSRSAIVNLDHVREIQPWFKGDFVLILKSGKEIFSTRAYRDGVLDVLGR; encoded by the coding sequence ATGAGTTCCCTTCGCTGCATCATCGCCGACGACGAGCCCCTGGCGCGCGAGCTCACCGCGTCGATGCTCCGGGAGAACACGGACGTCGAGATCGTCGGCGACTACGGGTCCGGCCGTTCCACCCTCGATGCGATCCACGCGCTCCGGCCGGACCTGGTGCTGCTGGACATCCAGATGCCGGACCTCACCGGGCTGGAGGTGGCCGCGGCCCTCCCGCGCGAGGACCCGCCCGCGATCGTGTTCGTGACGGCGTACGACGAGTTCGCGCTCCGGGCCTTCGACCTCCACGCGGTCGACTACCTGCTGAAGCCCTTTCCGCCGGACCGGCTGGTGACGGCGGTGGAGCGCGCCCGGGAGCGGCGCGGGCGTGCGGACCGCCGGCCCGAGGCGCAGAACCTGTTCGCGCTGCTCGACGAGTTCCGGGTGCGCGGGCAGAGGAAGCGCCGGCTGGCGATCAGGGTCGGCGAGCGCACGTACATCCAGCCCGTGGACGAGATCGAGTGGATCGAGGCGGACGGCAAGTTCGTGCGGGTGCACGCGGGCAAGAAAGTGCTCACCGCCCGCGAGGCCATGCACACGCTGCACGCGGAGCTGGACCCGGCGCTGTTCCTGCGCGTCAGCCGCTCGGCGATCGTGAACCTCGACCACGTGCGCGAGATCCAGCCGTGGTTCAAGGGCGACTTCGTCCTGATCCTCAAGTCCGGCAAGGAGATCTTCTCCACCCGCGCCTACCGCGACGGCGTGCTCGACGTCCTCGGCCGGTAG
- a CDS encoding histidine kinase — translation MQQVENRSVGVSTRRAGGQFPRRGITMGRRKQWLLAFAIATVLVLLIGTQNYLAFKVQHALFSKAGLPSPPVLSWLVAVGTEIPAWYPWVLFSPAIFALARRFSPLGPRPAASVVVHCAAACVGTALMLMVATAVQRAFGLPAGPRPLGYWAEVALGTVRVLGGIITIYAMMLAIHEAAAYHDAYQRRSVRSAQLEAQLSTAQLDSLRSQLQPHFLFNTLNTITALMFKDPHAAQQMMVRLSDLLRASLEDPSTHEVTLREEVAFAVKYLEIQTVRFQDRLRVEWSLDPDTLDLLVPRHLLQPLVENSVRYGVEQTSRPGVIEVRSARAGGTVRISVRDDGAGTAEANPLAGGTGIGLDNTRARLRHLYGDGHEFRADAGPAGGFEVTIGFPARTQSVPEH, via the coding sequence ATGCAGCAAGTCGAGAACCGGTCGGTCGGCGTATCCACCCGCAGGGCGGGCGGCCAGTTCCCGCGCCGCGGGATCACCATGGGGCGCCGGAAGCAATGGCTGCTCGCGTTCGCCATCGCCACGGTGCTGGTGCTGCTCATCGGGACGCAGAACTACCTAGCCTTCAAGGTCCAGCACGCGCTCTTCAGCAAAGCCGGGCTGCCGAGCCCGCCGGTTCTGTCCTGGCTTGTGGCGGTGGGCACCGAGATCCCCGCCTGGTATCCGTGGGTGCTCTTCTCGCCGGCGATCTTCGCCCTCGCGAGGCGGTTTTCGCCGCTGGGGCCGCGGCCGGCGGCCAGCGTCGTGGTGCACTGTGCCGCCGCGTGCGTGGGAACGGCGTTGATGCTGATGGTCGCCACGGCGGTGCAGCGAGCGTTCGGCCTCCCCGCGGGCCCCAGGCCGCTGGGCTACTGGGCCGAAGTCGCGCTGGGGACCGTCCGGGTGCTTGGCGGGATCATCACCATCTACGCGATGATGCTGGCCATCCACGAAGCGGCGGCTTACCACGACGCCTACCAGCGGCGCAGCGTGCGGTCCGCCCAGCTCGAGGCGCAGCTCTCCACTGCGCAGCTCGACTCGTTGAGGTCGCAGCTCCAGCCGCACTTCCTGTTCAACACGCTCAACACCATCACCGCGCTGATGTTCAAGGACCCGCACGCGGCGCAACAGATGATGGTGCGGTTGAGCGACCTGCTCCGCGCCTCGCTCGAGGACCCGTCGACCCACGAGGTGACGCTGCGCGAAGAGGTTGCGTTCGCGGTGAAGTACCTGGAGATCCAGACGGTCCGCTTCCAGGACCGTCTGCGCGTGGAATGGAGCCTGGACCCGGACACCCTGGACCTGCTGGTCCCGCGGCACCTGCTTCAGCCGCTGGTGGAGAACTCCGTCCGCTACGGCGTGGAGCAGACGTCGCGCCCCGGCGTCATCGAGGTGCGTAGCGCGCGCGCCGGCGGCACGGTCCGCATCTCGGTCCGCGACGACGGGGCGGGGACGGCCGAGGCGAACCCGCTCGCGGGAGGCACCGGGATCGGGCTGGACAACACGCGCGCCCGCCTGCGGCACCTGTACGGCGACGGCCACGAGTTCCGCGCCGACGCCGGCCCCGCCGGCGGCTTCGAGGTCACGATCGGCTTCCCCGCCAGAACCCAATCCGTACCGGAGCATTGA